One Zootoca vivipara chromosome 9, rZooViv1.1, whole genome shotgun sequence DNA window includes the following coding sequences:
- the ITFG2 gene encoding KICSTOR complex protein ITFG2 isoform X4: MLTCVGVGDVCNKGKNVVVAVSAEGWFHLFDLTPSSKHLDASGHHELPTAEDQKLGFKQHIPANTKVMLISDIDGDGKSELVVGYTDRVVRAFRWEDSSESSENITGQLVLLKKWLLEGQVDSLSVNPGSDCSPEMMVSQPGCGYAVLLCTWKAEQQRIDSSAASREAPIRDVILHQTSGRIHNKNVSTHLIGSIGRGTSKKHAGSGLFALCTLDGTLKLMEGADKLLWSVQVDHQLFALEKLDVTGNGHEEVIACAWDGQTYIIDHGRTVARFQVDENVSAFCAGLYACKGGCNSPCLVYVSFNQKIYIYWDVQLERMESTSLLKMLESNSEYKDLLLQLGVAGDDVSAVKDLIHKTLYFPEEQLNSPSQFMPTARSSSRCYPISQEIL; the protein is encoded by the exons AATGTGGTTGTTGCTGTGAGTGCTGAAGGGTGGTTTCATCTCTTTGATCTCACTCCGTCCTCCAAGCACCTTGATGCCTCAGGCCACCATGAGCTCCCAACAGCAGAAGACCAGAAGCTTGGATTCAAGCAGCACATTCCTGCCAACACCAAAGTTATGCTGATTAGTGACATTG ATGGAGATGGGAAGAGTGAATTGGTGGTGGGATATACAGACCGTGTGGTGCGAGCCTTTCGCTGGGAAGACTCATCTGAGAGTTCAGAGAATATCACGGGACAGTTGGTGCTACTCAAAAAGTGGTTGCTGGAGGGACAG GTGGATAGTCTATCTGTAAATCCAGGCTCAGACTGTTCTCCTGAGATGATGGTGTCCCAGCCTGGGTGTGGTTATGCAGTCTTACTGTGTACTTggaaagcagagcagcagaggaTAGACAGTTCGGCAGCAAGCAG GGAAGCCCCAATCCGGGATGTCATTCTCCATCAGACATCAGGAAGAATTCACAACAAGAATGTTTCCACTCACCTCATTGGCAGCATTGGCAGAG GAACTTCCAAGAAGCACGCTGGCTCGGGTCTGTTTGCACTCTGCACCTTGGATG GGACACTGAAACTGATGGAGGGAGCTGACAAGCTACTGTGGTCAGTACAGGTTGACCACCAACTTTTTGCTCTAGAAAAACTGGATGTTACT GGAAATGGCCATGAGGAGGTGATTGCCTGTGCTTGGGATGGACAGACGTACATCATAGACCATGGACGCACTGTGGCTAGGTTCCAAGTAGATGAAAATGTGAGTGCCTTCTGTGCAG GTCTCTATGCCTGCAAAGGAGGCTGCAATAGCCCTTGTCTGGTATACGTCAGTTTCAACCAAAAGATCTACATCTATTGGGATGTGCAATTGGAGAGAATGGAATCTACCAGTTTGCTGAAGATGCTAGAGAGTAACTCCGAATACAAAGATCTCCTACTCCAGCTGGGTGTGG CTGGAGATGATGTTTCTGCGGTCAAAGATTTGATTCACAAGACACTCTACTTTCCAGAGGAGCAGCTAAATAGCCCTTCTCAGTTCATGCCCACAGCCAGATCCTCTTCCAGGTGCTATCCTATTTCCCAAGAAATCTTATGA